A genomic window from Exiguobacterium acetylicum DSM 20416 includes:
- the topA gene encoding type I DNA topoisomerase — translation MAKYLVIVESPAKAKTIKRYLGSNYTVKASMGHVIDLPKSQMGVDVEHDYEPKYITIRGKGPVLKELKTAAKKAQKIYLAADPDREGEAIAWHLAKALGVDESTECRVVFNEITKDAIKDSFKRPRKLNYDLVDAQQARRILDRLVGYSMSPLLWKKIKKGLSAGRVQSVAVKMIIDREQEINAFMPEEYWTIKLELDANGEKLEANFYGVDGKKRELHSQEEVDQILNQLSEDFTVDSVTKKERKRNPALPFTTSSLQQEAARKLNFRAKKTMMIAQQLYEGIEIGKEGTVGLITYMRTDSTRTSDSANLEAHGFIEQAYGKEYIASEKRKEKKSANSQDAHEAVRPTSTMREPQLVKSYLSRDQFRLYKLIWERFVASQMAPAILDTVKIDLVSNDVTFRANGSTVKFPGFMKVYIEDTDDEAVSDVKEGLLPPLDEGEELKQSAIEPKQHFTQPPPRYTEARLVRAMEELGIGRPSTYAPTLDTIQKRGYVTLEEKKFLPTELGELVIDMISDYFQEFITVQFTADMEALLDAIEKGDMQWTEVVDPIYKSFAKRLTRAEAEIEKIEIKDEPAGEDCEVCGHPMVIKMGRYGKFMACSNFPECRNTKPIQVEIGVKCPTCGTGDIVERRSKKGRLFYGCSNYPECEFVSWDKPVEEPCPVCSSMMVQKKIKNGVKVECTSCGHHETRIDQEQEEE, via the coding sequence ATGGCAAAATATCTAGTAATCGTCGAGTCACCCGCTAAGGCAAAAACCATCAAACGTTATCTCGGATCCAACTATACCGTGAAAGCGTCGATGGGGCACGTCATTGACTTGCCGAAAAGCCAAATGGGAGTCGACGTCGAACATGACTATGAACCGAAATATATCACGATCCGTGGTAAAGGTCCGGTCTTAAAAGAACTCAAGACAGCTGCGAAAAAAGCACAAAAAATCTATCTCGCAGCCGACCCCGACCGTGAAGGGGAAGCGATCGCATGGCATTTAGCCAAAGCATTAGGCGTTGATGAATCAACGGAGTGCCGCGTCGTCTTCAATGAAATCACGAAAGATGCCATCAAGGATTCGTTCAAGCGACCACGCAAGCTCAACTATGATCTTGTCGATGCACAGCAAGCCCGTCGTATCTTGGACCGCCTTGTTGGTTACAGCATGAGTCCGTTATTATGGAAGAAGATTAAAAAAGGGTTATCTGCGGGACGCGTTCAATCCGTTGCCGTCAAGATGATCATTGATCGGGAACAAGAAATCAACGCGTTCATGCCTGAAGAATACTGGACGATCAAACTCGAACTCGATGCAAACGGTGAAAAGCTCGAAGCGAACTTCTATGGAGTCGATGGCAAGAAGCGTGAACTTCATTCGCAAGAAGAAGTCGATCAAATCTTGAATCAACTCTCGGAAGACTTCACAGTTGATTCCGTCACGAAAAAAGAGCGGAAACGGAATCCGGCGTTACCGTTTACGACGAGTTCCCTGCAACAGGAAGCAGCACGTAAGCTGAACTTCCGAGCAAAGAAGACGATGATGATCGCACAACAGCTATACGAAGGAATCGAGATTGGAAAAGAAGGTACAGTCGGTTTGATCACGTATATGCGTACCGATTCGACACGGACGTCAGATTCGGCGAACCTTGAAGCACACGGGTTCATTGAGCAGGCGTACGGAAAAGAATACATCGCAAGCGAGAAACGCAAAGAAAAAAAATCAGCGAACTCACAAGATGCGCACGAAGCAGTTCGTCCGACTTCGACGATGCGCGAGCCACAACTCGTCAAATCGTATTTATCGCGTGATCAGTTCCGCTTATATAAACTAATTTGGGAACGGTTCGTCGCAAGTCAGATGGCGCCAGCGATTCTCGATACCGTCAAGATCGATCTCGTCTCGAACGACGTCACTTTCCGTGCCAACGGGTCGACCGTTAAATTCCCAGGCTTCATGAAGGTCTACATCGAAGATACGGACGATGAGGCGGTTTCAGACGTCAAGGAAGGATTACTTCCTCCACTCGATGAAGGGGAAGAGTTAAAACAATCAGCAATCGAACCGAAACAACACTTCACCCAACCACCGCCACGTTATACGGAAGCACGTCTTGTCCGGGCGATGGAAGAACTCGGCATCGGTCGTCCGTCGACGTATGCGCCGACGCTCGATACGATTCAAAAACGGGGTTACGTGACGCTTGAAGAGAAGAAATTCTTACCAACGGAACTTGGTGAACTCGTCATCGATATGATCAGCGACTATTTCCAAGAGTTCATCACTGTCCAGTTCACTGCAGACATGGAAGCTTTACTCGATGCGATCGAAAAAGGTGACATGCAGTGGACGGAAGTCGTCGATCCAATCTACAAGTCCTTTGCAAAGCGTCTGACACGAGCAGAAGCAGAAATCGAGAAGATTGAAATCAAAGATGAACCGGCTGGAGAAGATTGTGAAGTCTGTGGTCATCCGATGGTCATCAAGATGGGACGTTATGGCAAGTTCATGGCGTGCTCGAACTTCCCAGAGTGTCGTAACACAAAACCGATCCAAGTCGAGATCGGTGTGAAGTGTCCGACATGTGGAACGGGCGACATCGTCGAACGTCGTAGTAAAAAAGGACGTTTGTTCTACGGTTGTTCGAACTATCCGGAATGTGAGTTCGTCTCATGGGATAAACCGGTCGAAGAACCATGTCCGGTATGTAGCAGTATGATGGTACAAAAGAAAATCAAGAACGGTGTGAAAGTAGAATGTACATCTTGTGGACATCATGAAACACGCATCGATCAGGAGCAAGAGGAGGAATGA
- the sucC gene encoding ADP-forming succinate--CoA ligase subunit beta: protein MNVHEYQAKELLRSYGVPVPNGIAAFTVEEAVDASEQLSGPIKVVKAQIHAGGRGKAGGVKLAKSQEEVKEYATELLGKTLVTHQTGPEGKVVQRLLVEEGCAIDKEYYLGIVLDRVTGRVVIMGSSEGGMDIEEVAEATPEKIIKEVVDPAVGLQGFQARKLAFAMGVPVKLVNKFVGMVTKLYNFFVDKDCSIAEINPLVTTKDGEVLALDAKLNFDSNALYRHADIVALRDETEEDPREVEASKSDLNYIALDGNIGCLVNGAGLAMATMDIIKHFSGDPANFLDVGGGATKEKVTEAFKLILSDENVKGIFVNIFGGIMKCDVIAEGIVAATKEVGLELPLVVRLEGTNVDAGKQILKDSGLAITAATSMADGAEKIAALVK from the coding sequence ATGAATGTACATGAGTATCAGGCAAAAGAATTACTTCGTTCGTACGGTGTACCCGTACCAAACGGAATCGCAGCCTTCACCGTCGAAGAGGCGGTCGATGCATCAGAACAATTGTCAGGCCCGATTAAAGTCGTCAAAGCTCAAATTCACGCGGGGGGACGCGGTAAAGCAGGTGGCGTCAAGCTTGCGAAATCGCAAGAAGAAGTGAAGGAATATGCGACGGAGTTACTCGGCAAAACGCTCGTCACGCACCAAACAGGTCCAGAAGGAAAAGTCGTTCAACGTCTTCTCGTCGAAGAAGGTTGTGCGATTGACAAAGAATACTATCTTGGAATCGTACTTGATCGTGTGACAGGACGTGTTGTCATCATGGGATCAAGCGAAGGTGGTATGGACATCGAAGAGGTGGCGGAAGCGACACCAGAAAAAATCATCAAAGAAGTCGTTGATCCTGCGGTTGGTCTTCAAGGATTCCAAGCGCGTAAACTTGCGTTCGCAATGGGTGTTCCAGTGAAGCTCGTCAACAAGTTCGTCGGTATGGTCACAAAACTCTACAACTTCTTCGTCGACAAGGATTGTTCGATCGCAGAAATCAACCCACTCGTTACGACGAAGGATGGCGAAGTCCTTGCATTAGATGCAAAGTTGAACTTCGATTCAAACGCGTTGTATCGTCATGCGGATATCGTAGCGTTACGTGATGAAACAGAAGAAGATCCACGTGAAGTCGAAGCGTCGAAAAGTGATTTGAACTACATCGCGCTCGATGGAAACATCGGTTGCCTCGTCAATGGTGCGGGTCTTGCCATGGCAACGATGGATATCATCAAACACTTCAGTGGTGATCCTGCAAACTTCCTCGATGTCGGTGGTGGTGCGACAAAAGAGAAAGTTACAGAAGCATTCAAACTGATCTTATCAGATGAGAACGTCAAAGGGATTTTCGTCAACATCTTCGGTGGAATCATGAAATGTGACGTCATCGCAGAAGGTATCGTTGCGGCGACAAAAGAAGTCGGTCTCGAATTGCCACTCGTCGTTCGTCTTGAAGGGACGAACGTTGATGCAGGGAAACAAATTCTCAAAGATTCAGGTCTAGCGATTACAGCAGCTACATCAATGGCAGACGGCGCAGAAAAAATCGCTGCGCTCGTGAAGTAA
- the hslU gene encoding ATP-dependent protease ATPase subunit HslU produces the protein MTMHELTPRQIVEKLNEHVIGQADAKRAVAIALRNRYRRQLLDASMRDEVTPKNILMIGPTGVGKTEIARRLAKLVRAPFVKIEATKFTEVGYVGRDVESMVRDLVEASLRLVKDEKKEALKDRAEAVANERIVDALSGKKASSSLGGGTNPFEMLFGGNQKQQEPDTSEATADRSLLRQQLLTGQLEDRMIEVDVEERQVDLFSGQQGMEGLANLQDMLGQVMPKKTKKRQLTVKEARPILTAEEAERLLDLNEVHDEAVRRAEQMGIIFVDEIDKIATKGHDSAGVSREGVQRDILPIVEGSTIVTKYGPVKTDHILFIAAGAFHMAKPSDLIPELQGRFPIRVELDSLTEDDFVKILTEPNQALLKQYKALLGAEHVHVTFTEEAIREIARIAAQVNDETDNIGARRLYTIMERVLEELSFEAADMPETDVTITPQYVTDRVGKVADDRDLSQFIL, from the coding sequence ATGACCATGCATGAATTGACGCCAAGACAAATCGTCGAGAAGTTGAATGAACATGTCATCGGACAAGCAGATGCTAAACGTGCGGTGGCGATTGCTTTACGAAATCGTTATCGTCGACAGTTACTCGATGCATCGATGCGGGACGAAGTCACACCGAAGAACATTCTGATGATCGGACCTACCGGTGTCGGAAAGACGGAAATTGCGCGACGCCTCGCGAAACTCGTTCGGGCGCCATTCGTCAAGATTGAAGCAACGAAGTTCACGGAAGTAGGGTACGTCGGTCGTGATGTGGAGTCAATGGTGCGGGATCTCGTGGAAGCGTCTCTTCGTCTTGTCAAAGATGAGAAAAAAGAAGCGCTCAAGGATCGAGCGGAAGCAGTGGCGAACGAACGAATCGTTGATGCGTTGTCTGGGAAAAAAGCGTCATCTAGTCTCGGTGGTGGAACGAATCCGTTTGAGATGTTGTTCGGTGGGAACCAAAAGCAACAAGAGCCGGATACATCGGAAGCGACAGCCGACCGTTCGTTACTTCGTCAGCAATTACTGACGGGGCAACTCGAGGATCGAATGATCGAAGTCGATGTCGAAGAACGTCAAGTGGATTTATTCTCTGGGCAACAAGGTATGGAGGGGCTTGCGAATCTTCAGGATATGCTCGGACAAGTCATGCCGAAGAAAACGAAGAAGCGTCAACTCACAGTCAAAGAAGCGCGACCGATCTTGACAGCGGAAGAAGCGGAACGGTTGCTTGACTTGAACGAAGTCCATGACGAAGCGGTCCGTCGCGCAGAACAAATGGGGATCATCTTCGTCGATGAGATCGATAAGATTGCGACAAAAGGACATGATTCAGCAGGTGTTTCACGAGAGGGTGTTCAGCGGGACATCTTACCGATCGTTGAAGGATCGACGATCGTTACGAAATATGGTCCAGTCAAGACGGATCATATCTTGTTCATCGCTGCAGGTGCGTTCCATATGGCGAAACCATCTGATCTGATTCCTGAACTCCAAGGTCGTTTTCCGATCCGTGTCGAACTCGATAGTTTGACAGAAGATGACTTTGTCAAAATTTTGACTGAACCGAATCAAGCATTACTCAAACAATATAAAGCATTATTAGGGGCAGAGCATGTTCATGTCACCTTTACAGAAGAAGCCATTCGTGAAATCGCACGGATTGCTGCACAAGTGAACGATGAGACGGATAATATCGGAGCGCGGCGCTTGTATACGATCATGGAGCGCGTGCTCGAGGAATTATCTTTCGAAGCAGCAGATATGCCGGAAACGGATGTGACGATCACGCCACAATACGTGACGGATCGAGTTGGAAAAGTAGCAGATGATCGTGACTTAAGTCAGTTCATCTTATAA
- a CDS encoding tyrosine recombinase XerC, with product MGIDTAFERLLEDFMRYVHIERQLSPNTGRSYDQTLRQYAAFCRDHQLRSIELASARRYLYALYDQELARATIAQKVSCLKQFGRFLTRDTDEPNPFDGLKAPKRQQGLPTFLVPTEYERFLDAFRSSDTLGNRNVALVELLYATGMRVSEVVQLDLRDLATDHSYVHVYGKGGKERIAPIGTFAKDALELYLPSRDPVAGHEQALFLSHSGRRLTTDAIRKIMKKGEQLVGKHVTPHALRHSFATDLLERGADLRAVQELLGHASLSTTGQYTHVTTERLRHVYQQAHPRA from the coding sequence ATGGGGATAGACACTGCTTTTGAGCGACTGCTAGAAGATTTTATGCGGTATGTTCATATTGAACGTCAATTATCTCCGAATACAGGTCGCTCTTATGATCAAACACTTCGACAATACGCCGCTTTTTGCCGCGATCATCAGTTACGATCGATTGAATTGGCAAGTGCACGGCGTTATTTGTATGCTCTTTACGATCAGGAGCTGGCGCGGGCGACGATTGCACAAAAAGTTTCCTGCCTCAAACAATTTGGTCGTTTTTTGACACGTGACACCGATGAGCCTAATCCATTCGATGGATTAAAAGCACCAAAACGACAACAAGGACTTCCGACATTCCTCGTTCCAACGGAATATGAACGTTTCCTCGATGCCTTTCGATCGAGTGATACGCTTGGCAACCGGAATGTGGCGTTAGTAGAACTTTTATATGCGACGGGTATGCGGGTCAGCGAGGTCGTTCAACTTGATCTTCGTGATCTCGCGACTGATCACTCCTACGTCCATGTGTATGGAAAAGGTGGGAAAGAACGCATCGCACCAATTGGAACCTTTGCTAAAGATGCATTAGAACTGTACTTACCATCACGAGATCCAGTCGCAGGTCATGAGCAAGCGTTATTCTTGTCTCATTCAGGGCGTCGATTGACGACGGATGCGATTCGGAAAATCATGAAAAAAGGGGAACAACTTGTTGGGAAACATGTGACACCACATGCGCTTCGTCATAGTTTCGCGACAGATTTACTGGAAAGAGGCGCCGATTTGCGAGCAGTCCAAGAGTTACTTGGACACGCATCGCTGTCGACGACCGGTCAGTACACACACGTAACGACGGAACGATTACGACATGTTTATCAACAAGCACATCCTCGTGCCTAA
- the dprA gene encoding DNA-processing protein DprA, which yields MKRELYVRFAMCQVPYTIVRLIEQFGIVPSHELPVSTRLRKRYEQALQLDWIEESILVKGDRLFPTVLLTIPQPVYALFYRGDPSRLTLPRVSIIGSRTPSPQHLSRMRFLQPFFHPDLATVSGGAYGIDALVHRLSLKHQQTTIAVLAGGLDRLYPTSHATLFERILSNGLLLSEYPSGTPIQKFQFLERNRIIAGLSSSLIIVEAAKRSGTMNTASHALDQGKDVYCLPGCPTESFFTGTNQLIAEGAIPLLNPEEVSKSIRLNVDKWESRLL from the coding sequence ATGAAACGTGAACTGTATGTCCGCTTCGCCATGTGTCAGGTACCCTACACGATCGTCCGATTGATTGAGCAATTCGGAATCGTTCCAAGTCATGAATTACCCGTTTCGACGCGTCTTCGAAAACGGTATGAACAAGCACTACAGCTTGATTGGATCGAAGAGTCGATTCTAGTCAAAGGAGATCGGCTGTTTCCGACTGTGTTACTGACGATCCCTCAACCTGTCTATGCCCTCTTTTACCGCGGTGACCCGTCCCGCCTAACTCTTCCACGCGTCAGTATCATCGGTAGTCGAACCCCTTCACCGCAACACCTTTCCCGCATGCGTTTCCTGCAACCCTTCTTTCACCCCGATCTCGCCACCGTTTCCGGAGGTGCCTATGGCATCGATGCCCTCGTTCATCGTCTATCCTTAAAACATCAGCAAACAACGATTGCGGTTCTTGCTGGCGGACTTGATCGTCTATATCCCACTTCCCATGCTACTCTTTTTGAACGGATCCTCTCAAACGGTCTTCTTCTCTCCGAATATCCATCCGGAACTCCTATTCAAAAATTTCAATTTCTAGAACGGAATCGCATCATCGCCGGATTGTCCTCCTCGTTGATCATCGTCGAAGCGGCGAAACGAAGCGGTACGATGAATACTGCAAGTCACGCACTTGATCAAGGAAAAGATGTCTATTGTTTGCCGGGTTGTCCAACTGAATCGTTCTTTACCGGAACGAATCAATTGATCGCAGAAGGAGCGATTCCACTCCTTAATCCGGAAGAAGTTTCAAAAAGTATTCGGCTGAACGTTGACAAATGGGAATCGAGACTACTATGA
- a CDS encoding flagellar hook-length control protein FliK, which produces MQIEHRALLPFKIIDHANLPLREGANIVGKVLKLLPDGLMELQVGQRVLTAGTTAELKEGNMYRFQVVSAEGQPVLKIISTESVPQKSALPQLLDSFLQRQTVPTAETRELLKQIGQPVTEGEAKQLKHALTELVQLAKGDETGRTLDRKTSDQILAQQLVQATNEAGKGVYLFQLPQFGPFEDVDLMMEAPFERTFDPNHARVVLYLQLPALGEVAVDVLIADRNVSISVFHPNAHVDTFMQAYTPQIQTRLEEQGYVLTRFDWVEQTKERVPHDISTRNGRVDLHI; this is translated from the coding sequence ATGCAAATCGAACATCGTGCCTTACTTCCATTTAAAATCATCGATCATGCGAACCTGCCGTTACGGGAAGGAGCAAACATCGTCGGTAAAGTATTGAAACTGTTGCCGGACGGATTGATGGAACTCCAAGTCGGTCAACGCGTCTTGACGGCTGGGACAACGGCTGAACTAAAAGAAGGGAACATGTATCGCTTTCAAGTCGTTTCAGCAGAGGGACAACCGGTCTTAAAAATCATCTCGACCGAGTCTGTTCCGCAAAAGTCGGCTCTACCACAGTTACTCGATTCCTTTTTACAGCGTCAGACGGTACCGACTGCGGAAACACGTGAACTCCTAAAGCAAATCGGTCAACCGGTAACAGAAGGAGAAGCAAAGCAGCTAAAGCACGCTCTTACCGAACTCGTTCAACTGGCAAAGGGTGACGAGACAGGTCGAACGCTTGATCGAAAGACGAGTGATCAGATTTTAGCGCAACAACTCGTTCAAGCAACAAACGAAGCAGGGAAAGGAGTCTATTTATTTCAATTACCTCAATTTGGACCTTTCGAAGATGTCGATCTCATGATGGAAGCACCGTTCGAACGGACGTTTGATCCAAATCATGCCCGCGTCGTGTTGTATCTTCAATTACCGGCGCTCGGTGAGGTCGCTGTTGACGTCTTGATCGCAGACCGGAATGTTTCGATTTCCGTTTTTCATCCGAATGCGCACGTCGATACGTTCATGCAAGCCTACACACCGCAAATCCAGACTCGTTTAGAGGAACAAGGCTATGTATTGACGCGATTCGATTGGGTCGAACAGACGAAAGAGCGCGTACCGCATGATATCTCAACGCGTAATGGAAGGGTGGATCTTCATATATGA
- the sucD gene encoding succinate--CoA ligase subunit alpha, translated as MSIWVNESTKVIIQGITGNQGMFHGEQMIDYGTNLVGGVTPGKGGTEVLGGVPVFDTVAQAVEKTGANASIIYVPPAFAADAIMEAADASIALIICITEGIPVLDMVKVKRYLEGKPVRLIGPNCPGVITPGVAKLGIMPGYIHTPGHVGIVSRSGTLTYEAVHQLTTAGIGQSTAVGIGGDPVNGTDFIDTLKAFNEDPETKAVIMLGEIGGTAEEEAAEWVKANMTKPVIGFIGGQTAPAGKRMGHAGAIISGGKGTAAEKIKTLRANGIEVAETPAVIGETLIRVIKEAGIYDECVTNSTVK; from the coding sequence ATGAGTATTTGGGTGAACGAATCGACGAAAGTCATTATTCAAGGGATTACTGGTAACCAAGGGATGTTCCACGGTGAACAGATGATCGACTACGGCACAAACCTCGTAGGCGGTGTCACACCAGGAAAAGGCGGTACGGAAGTACTCGGTGGTGTTCCTGTTTTTGATACGGTCGCACAAGCGGTCGAAAAAACGGGTGCGAACGCATCGATCATCTACGTTCCACCAGCATTCGCAGCGGATGCAATCATGGAAGCAGCAGATGCGAGCATCGCGTTGATCATCTGTATCACGGAAGGTATTCCAGTTCTTGATATGGTCAAAGTAAAACGTTACCTCGAAGGCAAACCAGTTCGTCTTATTGGACCGAACTGCCCTGGCGTCATCACTCCAGGTGTCGCGAAGCTTGGTATCATGCCAGGATATATCCATACACCAGGTCATGTCGGTATCGTCTCACGTTCTGGGACTTTGACATATGAAGCTGTCCATCAATTGACGACAGCAGGCATCGGTCAATCGACAGCTGTTGGTATCGGGGGCGACCCGGTCAATGGAACGGACTTCATCGATACGCTCAAAGCGTTCAATGAAGATCCAGAAACAAAAGCTGTCATCATGTTAGGGGAAATCGGTGGAACAGCTGAAGAAGAAGCGGCTGAGTGGGTCAAAGCGAACATGACGAAACCAGTCATTGGTTTCATCGGTGGTCAAACAGCTCCTGCCGGCAAACGGATGGGTCACGCAGGTGCGATCATCTCTGGCGGTAAAGGAACAGCTGCTGAAAAAATCAAGACACTCCGTGCAAACGGAATCGAAGTAGCAGAAACACCAGCTGTCATTGGTGAGACGTTAATCCGTGTCATCAAAGAAGCAGGGATCTATGACGAGTGCGTGACGAACAGCACAGTCAAATAA
- a CDS encoding EscU/YscU/HrcU family type III secretion system export apparatus switch protein has product MKKAIALSYEEQMHAPKVVAKGSEHIAERILEEALKHDIPIRQDETLMTLLDAVQVSEQIPEELYGVIAELFAFLYRLDQDEILKK; this is encoded by the coding sequence ATGAAAAAAGCAATAGCTCTATCATACGAAGAACAGATGCATGCCCCAAAAGTCGTCGCTAAGGGATCGGAACATATCGCGGAACGGATTTTAGAAGAGGCATTGAAACATGATATTCCCATCCGACAGGACGAAACGTTGATGACGTTACTAGACGCTGTCCAAGTATCGGAACAGATTCCAGAAGAATTGTACGGTGTCATCGCTGAGTTATTCGCCTTTTTATATCGTCTCGATCAAGATGAAATTCTGAAAAAATAA
- the hslV gene encoding ATP-dependent protease subunit HslV, whose product MFHATTIFAIQHNGQSAMSGDGQVTFGNQVIMKKSAKKVRRLYGGKVIAGFAGSVADAFTLFEKFEAKLEMYNGNLQRAAVELAKEWRGDKMLRQLEALLLVMDGTHLLLVSGNGEVIEPDDGILAIGSGGNYALAAGRALARHASHLTAEEIARAALETAGELCVFTNDQIILETIGGNDHA is encoded by the coding sequence ATGTTTCATGCAACGACGATTTTTGCGATTCAACATAACGGACAATCCGCGATGAGCGGAGACGGACAGGTGACTTTCGGAAACCAAGTCATCATGAAGAAAAGTGCGAAAAAAGTACGGCGCCTCTATGGTGGAAAAGTCATTGCCGGATTTGCTGGAAGTGTCGCGGACGCGTTTACACTCTTTGAAAAATTCGAAGCGAAGCTTGAAATGTATAACGGGAACTTACAACGGGCAGCAGTTGAGCTAGCGAAGGAATGGCGAGGCGATAAGATGCTGCGTCAACTAGAAGCACTCTTACTCGTCATGGATGGAACACATCTCTTACTTGTATCCGGAAACGGGGAAGTCATTGAACCGGATGATGGCATTCTCGCAATCGGTTCAGGTGGTAATTATGCGCTTGCAGCAGGTCGCGCGTTAGCTCGACACGCAAGTCATCTCACGGCAGAGGAAATCGCCCGCGCAGCTCTTGAGACGGCTGGTGAACTCTGTGTCTTTACGAACGATCAAATCATCCTAGAAACGATCGGAGGCAATGACCATGCATGA
- the trmFO gene encoding FADH(2)-oxidizing methylenetetrahydrofolate--tRNA-(uracil(54)-C(5))-methyltransferase TrmFO: MKRVTVIGAGLAGSEAAWQLAKRGVQVDLYEMRPVKQTPAHHTDQFAELVCSNSLRANQLTNAVGVLKEEMRQLDSLIMKAADLASVPAGGALAVDRHDFAGYVTETLKNHPNVTVHHEEIEAIPDGPTIVATGPLTSAALSESLKQFTGEDYLYFFDAAAPILDGDTIDREKVYLKSRYDKGEAAYLNCPMTEEEFQLFYDELINAEVVPLKEFEKEIYFEGCMPFEVLASRGPKTLLFGPMKPVGLEDPKTGKRPYAVVQLRQDNSAGTLFNLVGFQTHLKWGEQKRIIRLIPGLENAEIVRYGVMHRNTFVNSPNLLKPTYQTRTRDDLFFAGQMTGVEGYVESAASGLTAGINAARLVNEAEPVTFPQETMMGAMSHYITTAEGKNFQPMNANFGLVPALVGHPVRMKKPEKYALYAERALEAIKDFTDM, translated from the coding sequence TTGAAACGTGTAACGGTAATCGGCGCGGGACTTGCAGGTTCTGAAGCAGCATGGCAACTTGCAAAACGCGGCGTACAAGTAGACTTATATGAAATGCGGCCTGTCAAGCAGACACCCGCGCACCATACAGACCAATTCGCTGAACTCGTCTGTTCGAACTCACTTCGAGCGAACCAGTTAACGAACGCAGTCGGTGTTTTAAAGGAAGAGATGCGTCAGCTCGATTCCTTGATCATGAAAGCAGCAGACTTAGCGAGCGTTCCAGCAGGTGGAGCACTTGCTGTCGATCGGCACGACTTCGCAGGATATGTGACGGAAACGTTGAAAAACCATCCGAACGTTACAGTCCATCATGAAGAAATCGAAGCGATTCCAGATGGTCCGACGATCGTCGCGACGGGTCCGTTGACGAGTGCGGCATTATCGGAATCACTTAAACAATTCACAGGTGAAGATTATCTATACTTCTTCGATGCAGCGGCACCGATTCTCGATGGAGACACAATCGATCGTGAGAAGGTTTATCTGAAATCACGATATGATAAAGGCGAAGCTGCCTACTTGAATTGTCCAATGACGGAAGAAGAATTCCAGCTCTTCTATGATGAGCTGATCAATGCGGAAGTTGTTCCACTGAAGGAATTTGAAAAAGAGATTTACTTCGAGGGCTGTATGCCATTTGAAGTTCTCGCTTCTCGCGGACCGAAAACACTCTTGTTCGGACCAATGAAGCCAGTCGGACTTGAAGATCCGAAGACAGGCAAACGGCCATATGCTGTCGTTCAATTGCGTCAAGATAACTCAGCTGGAACATTGTTCAACCTTGTCGGCTTCCAGACACATTTGAAATGGGGCGAACAAAAGCGGATCATTCGCTTGATTCCTGGTCTTGAGAATGCAGAAATCGTCCGTTATGGTGTCATGCACCGTAACACGTTCGTCAACTCACCGAATTTGTTAAAGCCAACGTATCAGACACGTACACGTGACGACTTGTTCTTTGCTGGTCAAATGACAGGTGTCGAAGGGTACGTCGAGTCAGCAGCGTCCGGCTTAACGGCAGGAATTAACGCGGCACGTCTCGTCAATGAGGCGGAACCGGTTACGTTCCCGCAGGAAACGATGATGGGTGCGATGTCGCACTATATCACGACGGCGGAAGGGAAGAACTTCCAGCCAATGAATGCCAACTTCGGATTGGTACCAGCACTCGTTGGTCATCCGGTTCGGATGAAAAAACCTGAGAAGTATGCGCTCTACGCAGAGCGAGCACTTGAAGCAATCAAAGATTTCACGGATATGTGA